The Cyanobacteria bacterium GSL.Bin1 DNA window GAGTTCGCGCTCATATTTTTTGGCCGGTCTAGCACTAATCAACCTGATGGTGTTTGCTCGTTCTACAAAAACGACAACTATAACATCATTCCCTATTTTACCAATAGCTATTTTTCTCTCTTCTCCGCCTTTTCGAGTTTTCTTCTGAATCGTATTGCCCCAGAAAATTCTAGAAGCAACATAGAAGTCAATTCCATGTTTTTCAATGTTTTTAAAACGCTTACTCTCGTCCCAATCAAAACTTAACTCTGGCATAGCGCCATTGAATAATGCCTATATTGATTTTCTCATTTCCATCAC harbors:
- a CDS encoding BrnT family toxin; this translates as MPELSFDWDESKRFKNIEKHGIDFYVASRIFWGNTIQKKTRKGGEERKIAIGKIGNDVIVVVFVERANTIRLISARPAKKYERELYRKQDPGFGRRNLES